A part of Carettochelys insculpta isolate YL-2023 chromosome 1, ASM3395843v1, whole genome shotgun sequence genomic DNA contains:
- the LOC142002650 gene encoding olfactory receptor 52E2-like — protein sequence MPVFNVTHSDPSTFILMGIPGLESAHIWISIPFCMFYIIGLIGNFTLLLVVGKEQTLHKPMYLLICMLAITDIGMSTSVVPKALCIFWFHWQDITVCGCLTQVFFLHTVSVMQSAVLVTMAFDRYVAICNPLRYSTILTNARIAEIGLVGLIRAVLLILPMPLLLTRLPFCENYIIPHTYCEHMAVAKISCGDITINRTYGMIVAFVVTGFDLTLIALSYGLIITAVLRISSRKTHQKALNTCTTHICVMLTSYTPCLFSYMTHRFGQGIAPQVHIFLANLYVLVPPMLNPIIYGVKTKELRDKVGKYACRT from the coding sequence ATGCCAGTTTTTAACGTCACCCACTCTGACCCATCAACATTTATTCTAATGGGCATCCCTGGTCTGGAATCTGCCcacatctggatttccatccctttctgcATGTTCTATATCATCGGCCTCATAGGAAATTTCACTCTTCTGCTCGTTGTAGGCAaagagcagaccctgcacaagccCATGTACCTGCTGATCTGCATGCTGGCAATCACAGACATTGGCATGTCTACCTCTGTTGTGCCTAaggcactgtgtatattttggttccATTGGCAAGACATTACTGTGTGTGGCTGCCTCACACAGGTGTTCTTCCTCCACACTGTTTCTGTTATGCAGTCAGCTGTCCTTGTGacaatggcctttgatcgctatgttgccatctgtaaccctctgagatacagcaccatcctcaccaatGCACGAATAGCTGAGATAGGACTTGTGGGCTTGATAAGAGCTGTTCTCCTCATTCTGCCCATGCCTCTTCTCCTGACCAGGCTGCCCTTCTGTGAGAACTACATTATCCCCCACACGTACTGTGAGCACATggctgtggcaaagatttcatgTGGGGACATCACAATCAACCGGACATACGGCATGATTGTAGCATTTGTAGTCACAGGGTTCGACCTGACGCTCATAGCTCTCTCTTACGGCCTGATTATCACAGCCGTCCTCAGAATCTCCTCCAGGAAAACCCACCAGaaagccctcaacacctgcaccaCCCACATCTGTGTGATGCTGACATCTTATACTCCCTGCCTCTTCTCCTACATGACACATCGGTTTGGACAGGGCATTGCTCCACAGGTTCACATTTTCTTAGCTAACCTCTATGTACTTGTCCCCCCCATGCTCAACCCTATCATTTACGgggtcaaaaccaaagagcttcgtgacaAGGTGGGCAAATACGCTTGCAGAACATGA